The segment aacaaaataaaagtccGTTGATCAACAAAGCCCAGTGAGGGAGTCAGGTGATGGTGACGGTGACGGTACCGGTGCGCCGTTGCCGGTGCCGGCGACTGTGGGAAGATGAGATTGCACGATAAAAAATCAGTCGCTTTCTCAGTCTCACTCCGCGGTTGTGGGCGCgggaaacgaaacgaaagaaaatggaagaaatggaAACACCGTATCGCACCCTAAAATTGTTCTTTCATATCTTAATTCCTATActcttcaaacaaaatattttatttaatttaattttttaaattttatatatatatatatatatatttatttatttatttataattcatttttaaaatttaaatgactTTCAAACAGAGCTTGAAAAAGTCTCTgtcacaacttttttttgtttgtcaaaatttattaaaaaaaaacatgagattttttctttttttNCGGAAATATGAAATTCAGACTCAAGTGACAAGCCACAGACCGGAAAGAATTACTAATGAAATCCCACATCTAGAAGCCCGTCTACTTCGAAATTTAGACAAAAATGGAATTGTGATGCTGGAATCGTGGATGGAGACAGACGATATTGTAAATTGTGAatgttacaaattttttttgttttggttcttgttttattttattttttctatttctttaatttgatttttacaaatatgatttgattaaatttatataagtaATAGCACATTCAAACTAATTATGGTATTTAGTTATATTTACTTAAAATGGAACATTATTaccattataaattatttatttacttaattaatttatatcaaCAATGTTTATAATTGACAGTAATCAATTATCTGCTTAATACCTTGattaataatttacatttGACAGATATACTAAATTTtgcaatttcaattttatatataatagtttcgttaatttcaaatttttaaaatatcaaaattttaattttaatttgaaaattttacgaTAAGATAAATTGGTAAATTTAAACTcgataattttaataataaattgattgattgagtCGTGAAACAATTTCGAGTTATTTGTGATACCAAATGTAACGcctgtaatttttttagtctaattagtgacgtcacttCATGCATGTTTTAATCGTGGTTATATTCGgttcaaaacaataaattaaacatagttttgaatataaaataaattgcatTAAAAACATCTATAAAGTACTAATTGAAATTCAATGTTATTTACTGTCTTGTCGTACTCTGTTGTGACTTCTATGGTTTTTCAAGTGTTTACCGTTGTTATCCGTGCATGTGAAGTttgtctttacctgaaaaatatgaGGTAACATATGAATTGagaatttttaagaaatactcaataagttaCCACACGGTTGGGGTTAGTAATGCAAAAGTCACCACACTGTTGGGCTTAGCAATACAATCACACACAATACATGAATAAGTCCTAAAACTAActaaattagataaatataaGTATTACTGACCTCAAATTACTTAAATAAGGTAGGAAACattatataatgttttaaaccGTGCCACCTAAGCCGAGAAGTCGAGCTGAGTTGAAAAGAATCGCAGGTGGAAGCTAGACACACGGGCCCTAAAGGCACGGGCTATCGTTCGGGTTAGGCGTGGGCGTGGGCATCGAGTCAGTGCGTGGGTTAGATTTCCTCCACttgaaactatataataaatcctcgatttttccttcatttttacAACATTCTGACGTCGTTTATGCATGAGTCTGTATATACAGTTCGTCCACTCCTTGTTTGTACAACAACTCCCCAATACCCTCTCTGAAAACACGAGATTTCTTCCTCCGCTTTGCCTCTCTTGGGTTTTCGTTTCACCTCTCGGCTTGTGTAAAGATGCAAAATGAGAGAGCGTTTGAATTGATTTTGAGTGTGggaagatataaaatttataagaagATATAAAATCCCTCAATTTTCAGCTATGTTTGaagatttttatatatatatatatatatattttttacaaacTAAACTGTTACATTATACCCCTTAAAAGGACTTTCATCCTCGAAAGTATCTGCATCCCAAAATAGCTCTAGATATTTCTTCCTCGTTTCATTCTCTCGTTCCCAAGTGGCTTCCTCGACTTATTGGTTTCTCCACAACAATCTCTCGTGCTAGGGTCTTTACTTCCCTTGAAAGGATTCTCATTGATTTTTCTTCGTAACGTAAGCTTCTACCACTTCAAGGTGTTCATAGTCTACCACATGCGTGGGATTGGTTAGACACATGAAGTACATTGTACGCCGCTGAAAAGGATAAAATGGTAAGGCTAATCTATATGCAACNCTAGGTGTTCATAGTCTACCACATGCGTGGGATTGGTTAGACACATGAAATACATTGTATACCGCTGAAAAGGATAAAATGGTAAGGCTAATCTATATGCAACAGGGTTCGATTCGATCCAAAATTTCCAAGGGTCCTACAAAGCATGGACTCAACTTACACTCGTGTCCAAACGTTTAAACACCTTTCATTGGGGTCGCTTTCAAGGATACCCTGTCGCCACGTTAAACTCTAGAGTCCCACGCCTTACATCTGCATTCCAGTTAggttgatttaaaaaaaaaatattaaaaaaaataaaataaaaaattaacatataaAGTTGAAACGAATTGGGTTAATGAGCGTTAAGATAGAACCGACAGTGACAGCGACCACGGCGGCGGCGAGGGCTGGTTATTCGTTGAGCGACTGTTCCGGAATGAAATAAAAGCTCAGCCCCAAACCCCAAACCCCAAACCCAAACCCCAAACACTTTTTGAAATATCAAAGAAGTCAAAAAAGGCATTCAATTTTCCATATCGGAGCTTCCGATACTTGGAGAGGGGCCGGAGCCGAAACTGCGGCGGgaattaaccaaattttcTACTAAATATCTTTGCTCAATCACCATCAATGTCGCAAAGTTCCAAATCCCCCATCCAGGCACGCCAATTTCAACCTTCCTTGCCTTTCCTCTGttctctttactttttttagcAATTAATTCAAACTTTGAATTCacctctcactctctctctctctgtttcctgttttctttttcaatctcagTATCGGGCTGTGCTGTCCAAATCCATGCCGTTTGAATCGCAGTCGCACAAGAAGAACTACGCCGACGAGGTAACCAGCGCTGCTGCTTTCGATGATGCGTATGCCATTTCGATGCATTCCAAACAACTCATTGAAATCGATAACAACGCTAAACCGCCATTTCACTTCCAGCTTCCGGATGCCAGGCTTGCCGTTAAAGTGAGTCCTCCTTTTTTGCCTTTTTATGTGTATTAAAGTAATATACTCATTTCCTTATTCAACATTTCCGTTACcttcaattttgaaacatCCAATTTGTTGTTCTTTAGCTTCTCATTGGAATGTTTACTGCTTATGGTTTAATGTTGTATTATAGAggagaaaagtaaaaagagaAGGATCAAAAGGAAAGCGATTGAATGATTCAAACTTTCCAACACGAATGTATTTTCTGTTGTGGGTTTCAGCATTATACTGCATGTTGTTGAAAGTGGGCTTATTATTATGTCCTTCACATTGTCAGTCACTTTGGAGCAGTAGCTATTTAGAACTAAGCAACTGGATGAATTGTGGGTTTCGCTTGTTTCGCTTCCAGTAACTTCagatgaattaaatttgtGGTATTTTGGGGGTTGGCCTTTTTATTGCATGCTCTTCTGTAGCTGATTCCTGAACCTTTTTGCTCTATCAAATTATGCCCTTCCAGATGTATTGATGTATATTTTCTCACAGTAACCGTGTTTTTTCATATCTAACTTCATGTTTCTCCACAATGCAACAAATATTGAACTGCTTATCaagatataattaatttttgttaccAACGCAATGTCATTACGTTTAAACATGATTCAACGCTCAGGATTTCTTTAGGACTAGAGAAGTTGCTGAGTTTGTTAGTGGAGCCTTGGCAGGGGCTATGACAAAAGCTGTGCTTGCTCCTCTTGAGACAATCAGGTTGGCTTCTCTGTAATTACTTTCATCTACAGTTCCCTCAGTTTTTTGTACATCATATAATGGCTATCTGCAAGATGATGATACTGATGATATTGCCAAATGTTCAAAGTTATATGAGCTACCATTCAAGGCGGAAAAGCAAGAATGGTGGTCTAAACAGGATGCGATAGCAGATTTGTTAGGGATCAAACTATGTCAACTTGTTAGCCATACTGGGGAAATGTACAATCTGTTGACTAGCATGGATAAAATGTTGATTTAGGTTGTATTATGTATTGGGACGTGAAAATTATTTGGAGGGTTTCATACTCTAAAATTTGGCTTCTATAATCCTTCAATGTCATCTATGTCTTCATGTTCTAGGtttattaattagtttattttgataGTATATCATGATTACTGAACATAAAAATATGCAGGACGAGAATGGTTGTCGGTGTGGGATCAAAACAAATTGCTGGTAGCTTTATTGAGGTCATTGAGCAGCAAGGTTGGCAGGGTCTATGGGCTGGAAATGCAATCAATATGGTTCGCATAGTTCCTACGCAGGCAATTGAATTTGGAACATTCGAGTGGGTAAAACGAACAATGACTGCAGCACAGGAGAGATGGAGTAAAAAGGAACGGTCAAGTGTACATATTGGCCCTGTCAATTTACATTTATCACTCTCCTGGATTTCTCCTGTTGCTGTAGGCGGTGCCGCTGCTGGTGTAGTTAGCACTCTAGCATGCCATCCTCTTGAAGTTTTGAAGGTATGACTGTCTCGTCTTGCTGTCGTAAAAAGCTTGCAGtaatattcattttatataCAGAAAACTTCACCATATGCTACTTTCACGTGACCAAGATAACACGACTGCTACTTGTGCAAGTCCATTAAGATCTTGCCTAGTTGTTCCTTCTATAGGATTTTGTGGTCCAATCTTCTTGATGTGGAAGAAGAATTCTTCCATGAAAGttttgtgtgagatcctatatcggttggagaggagaacgaagcattgtctataagggtgtggaaacctctccataccagacgcgttctaaaaccttgagggaaagcccgaaagagaaagctcaaagaggacaatatctactaacggtaggcttgggctgcttcaaatagtatcagagccaaacactagacagtgtgccagcgaggacactggaccccaaggggggtggattgtgagatcccacatcggttagagaggagtaCGAAGCATTTGCTTATatgagtgtggaaatctctccctaccagacgtgttttaaaaccttgaatgaaagcccaaagaggacaatatctgctagcagtgggcttgggcttgagcttgagctgttatactTTGAAAAATCATCCACTTGTTAATTTCTTCGGCTATAAAAACTGTTGTTTTCGCTTACATTCTAAATGCAGGATCGCTTGACAATCAGTCCCGAGGTTTATCCTAATTTAAGCATTGCAGTTAGCACGATTTACAGAGACGGCGGCCTTGGTGCATTTTATGCGGGTATTTCACCTACACTCGTTGGCATGCTTCCATACAGTACAAGTTATTATTTCATGTACGAGACAGTGAAGAACGCATACTgcctaaagaagaaaaagaaatctctgAACCGTATAGAGATGCTTCTGGTTGGAGCTCTTTCAGGTGAGTCATTTGACCTTAATGGTGAAATTGCTGTTTCTATTTCTCTACAAATAATTCATGAAAGAGCATGTGATTTGATTCTATTCTTAAAAATCGAGATTTTTTGCttctatttcaattgttaTAGTCCTATTAACTAAGTCCATGGAGAGGAGGTCTgcttaatttgaaatttctgtACATAAATTTGCTTCTATTTATGTCATTTCTTTGACTGGTTTTATGGTTTGATGAGTGATGACGCACATGTCGTGCGATATGTACTTGGTCGTTATGACCGAAAAACATACGGTTTGACTCCCATATCAAGGGTGGTTGGTCAAGTTTCAAGCGTACGTGTTTAGGATTTTATAGACTAAAAGTCAACGAATGGCATAAAATGGGGCCATGCAGtgttaaaaagtttttaaagattttttacGTTACGACACCGAAATCGAGTTTCAATGTGTGTAGGTTTCACCGCGAGCACGATCAGCTTCCCTCTGGAAGTGGCTAGAAAGCGACTGATGGTAGGAGCTCTACAGGGGAAATGCCCACCAAACATGGCAGCAGCAATTACTGAAGTGGTCCGGGAAGAAGGCCTTAAGGGACTCTACAGAGGATGGGGCGCTAGCTGTTTGAAGGTCATGCCTTCTTCTGGCATCACCTGGATGTTTTATGAGGCCTGGAAGGACATACTTTTGGTCAACAATAACCATATATGACTTCTCCCAGCCCCCACAcagttctctctctttcttttctccttttgtcccttttatttattcagaATACTAAACCTGGACCCACTATGGTCTAATTTTAAACGCCTGTTGGTGGGCCAGGGCAAGTTGAAAACAAGCCAATCTATGAGCTCCACCTGCCATTCTCACTTGTGGAAAGTGAGCTACAATTTTGGCCCCTTGGGGTGCCTGCTCTGTACtgaataaacaatttttatgaaagtttcTTTCTTAACGTGTTCGACACATGGTTGGTGTGTATTATAAGTATGTGCATGTCCTTATTTGAACGAGCAGCGTTCAAACTTTACTAATTTCTACGCTGGCAAATGGATTATCAACTTTTAAACCATCCTTTCATGTATCATATTGAAAAGAACCATACCGGAAGGAATTGTACTCTAAACTATTTTAATTGCTGAACCAGTTCCTTCGGCAGTACATGTATAGGTTTTTTAGTAGGCTAACAAAACACCGAAAAGGTACATtagaaaaaactaattaaattagtaCTGAAGGAATCGTCGTGATGGGAGGAGAGACGTCTGCCTGTAGACCAAAAATTCGAACGAGAGACTTCTTTCTTCACTCGTGGATTCTTGGTTTAGAAGGTAATTTTCCAGCGACATTGGTTGATCTACTCTTTGAATTGCTATGTTTTTCTACCTTGTGATCATTTGCTGACTTCTGCTTCCGCAATGTATCATCAGCATATCGACGCCAAAGTGCTTCCCTTTCCTTCCTTGGGAGTTTACTGTATCTGGGATCGGGTTTCAATGTTCGTTTGGCCATTGTCCATGAATTAAGAACTGTCTTTCCATCTTCAGATACCTGAGAAACTACCTCGGCTGTAAATGCTTCAGATAATAGAGTTCTAAACTCGTTTGCACACCGCTGCAGAAAAAACggaaaagaaatgagagaCAGAAATGCGGTTAGCAAACTGCAACAGCCATAAATTTTCACTTTCCAGTTGTAATGCAGTGAAAAGACAAGTGAGTAATCAACCCACTATAGGGAACAACTCTTAAGTCTCAATTCATGTTAAATACGTGGAAAACAAT is part of the Cucurbita pepo subsp. pepo cultivar mu-cu-16 chromosome LG12, ASM280686v2, whole genome shotgun sequence genome and harbors:
- the LOC111806511 gene encoding probable mitochondrial adenine nucleotide transporter BTL1 translates to MSQSSKSPIQYRAVLSKSMPFESQSHKKNYADEVTSAAAFDDAYAISMHSKQLIEIDNNAKPPFHFQLPDARLAVKDFFRTREVAEFVSGALAGAMTKAVLAPLETIRTRMVVGVGSKQIAGSFIEVIEQQGWQGLWAGNAINMVRIVPTQAIEFGTFEWVKRTMTAAQERWSKKERSSVHIGPVNLHLSLSWISPVAVGGAAAGVVSTLACHPLEVLKDRLTISPEVYPNLSIAVSTIYRDGGLGAFYAGISPTLVGMLPYSTSYYFMYETVKNAYCLKKKKKSLNRIEMLLVGALSGFTASTISFPLEVARKRLMVGALQGKCPPNMAAAITEVVREEGLKGLYRGWGASCLKVMPSSGITWMFYEAWKDILLVNNNHI